A window of Chryseobacterium sp. IHB B 17019 genomic DNA:
GATAGAAATCAATATTTGCAAGTACTTTCGGCTTGTTGCCACTTGTCCCCTTTTTCTTGTTATTTTCTTTTTCTAAGGAATTTTCAGAAGCATTTTCCTTTTTTGATTTAGAAGTAGCTCTAACTTTAATTGATCCACTTGTACGACCAATTATTTCTTTTGCTTTTTCAATCCCTTTTTCAACAATAGAAAAGTCATCATTATTAATTGGATTAACATATCTATTTGTCACTGCATTTTTAATTGATGAGCCTAAATTACCTACTCTAGTATCAGTCCTTCTACCAGATTCCTCATACATATTTAAAATATCTTTCCTTGTAAATGTTTCATGTCCAAAATCTGAAGCATAAAATGCATAAACTATTATCCATTCCGATTCAGAAGAAGGTAAATTATTCATAACAATATATTTCATTGCAGGAAATTCTTCTTTCTCCGATGAAGTCAATATTTCTTTTTCATTACTTTGAATACTTTCGGGAGAACCTTTCTCATCAACAATTTCAGCATCAGAAAAAAGTTCCTCTGCATTTTCAATCAAATCATTAGGATTATTAGGAACATTATTGATTCCTTTTAGCATTTTTACACCAGCGGCATCTCTTAAAATACTAGTTACCTCTTTACCAACATTATCGCTAAAAGAAGCTTCAATTATTCTATCAGTTGCTGTTTCATGAAAACGAAATGTATTTATTCCTTTTTCTTCATTTGAAGATACAATACCCCCATTTACTTTTGGTGTTCCACAATAAATACAACCAATAGAATCTTTTTCCAAAAGAGAATTACACGATTTACACCTAATTTGAGTTAGACAAGCACCGCAAAAATATGAAACTATTTGTGGTAGTAATTTTGAACAATTTGGACAATTGTGCTGTAAATTTTCTTCCATCATTCTATGAAAAATTTGTTAGTTAATGATTATCAATTAAATATTTCATGTGAATTTAAATAATTTATTTGAAATATCTAAACCTCAACTTCCCCTGTAAGCTATTTATTGTCAAAAAAATGAATAAACCATAGAATTAT
This region includes:
- a CDS encoding zinc ribbon domain-containing protein; this translates as MMEENLQHNCPNCSKLLPQIVSYFCGACLTQIRCKSCNSLLEKDSIGCIYCGTPKVNGGIVSSNEEKGINTFRFHETATDRIIEASFSDNVGKEVTSILRDAAGVKMLKGINNVPNNPNDLIENAEELFSDAEIVDEKGSPESIQSNEKEILTSSEKEEFPAMKYIVMNNLPSSESEWIIVYAFYASDFGHETFTRKDILNMYEESGRRTDTRVGNLGSSIKNAVTNRYVNPINNDDFSIVEKGIEKAKEIIGRTSGSIKVRATSKSKKENASENSLEKENNKKKGTSGNKPKVLANIDFYPEGGKSLVDFIKEYNPKSDNERNLLFTYYLSKILNIKEISLDHLFTCYDAVNHKLPENMLASLNNTKTRKKWLSTDKSNIEITTKGLNEVKAWHSKQKE